GTGGATTATGCTGATCTTAAAAACCTGAAAATCACTCAGCTTGAAACCGAGCGATTTTTGCATGATGGCGGTTTTGACGCGTCCAAACGTTATTTTCTGGTAGCGGCAAACATGCGTGATCAGATGGTTGTGGTTGATACCAAAGAGAAAAAATTTGTGACCAAATTTGAAACCGGAATAAAACCACATCCCGGACGTGGCGCAAACTGGAATGATCCACAATATGGCCCTGTCACAGCCACCACACACCTTGGTGAAGGAAAAATCACAGTCTATGGTTCTGATCCACAGGGGCATCCGGATCAGGCCTGGAAAGTACTTCGTACCGCAAAAACAGACGGTCCCGGACTGTTTTTGAAAACACATCCGAACAGCAATCATATCTGGACAGACTCAACCCTGGCCAAGGACGGAACAAAAAACCAGAATATTTGTGTGTTCAAAAAAGACAACTTTGAGGCTGGAGCAACATGCTTCAAGGCCGCTGATCATGGGAAAGTGGTTCACTTTGAATACAATAAGGAAGGAACTGAGGTATGGGCCTCTGTTTGGGACGTAAAAGGTGAAATCATCATTTATGATGACAAAACACTGAAAGAAATCAAACGGATCTCCGGTGACTGGCTGGTCACACCTACAGGTAAATGGAATATGTACAATACGGTCAGGGATATTTTCTAATCGTTTGTCACTCTTCCACAATTCAGGGTTTGGGAGCGCTGCGACCAAACCCTTTTTTGTTTGTAACAACCAACATAAAAACTATGCTTTTGAAAGGTGTTTATGGCTATGAAACTGACAAAAAAGTTCTGGGTCTCTTTACTGGGATGCGTTTTGGTCCTGTTGCCAGTTATGATTTCCTGTTCAGAAACAAAAACAACGCCTCAACCTGCGACTGACAAATACAAAGTTCCTGACGCTCCCGCAGAATATCTGAGCATGACTAATCCCTACACCTCTCAGGAAGATGTCACAAAGGGTGGTGAGCTGTATCAGGGGAAATGCTCAGACTGTCATGGGGAAATAGGTGAAGGGGATGAGGATGGCGACGATGTGGCGTTCAATGACACTGAATGGATGAAAACACGTACTGATGGGCAATTGTTTTATATTGCCAGAAATGGTGCCGGCCCAGATATGGAAATGGAAGCATACGGCCCGGGAAGTGACGCTGACATGAGTGAAAAAAAAATATGGCAGATCGTTTCCTATATCCGGACGTTGGCTAAATAATCACGATAATGATCTTTGAAAAGCGACGTATGCAATCATCTCAATCACACGCAGAGAGTGTTACCGCAAGGTTTCTCATAAATGCTGAAACAGGTATTTTTAATATTTGTACAAATATTTTTCGCTCAATAAACATCTGTTTGAGCTTTGGTTTTGTGCTGTTGAGTTTGTCCAGTAAGGCATGGGGACTTCCGGAAAAAATTATCCCCGGCCATTCCTATTATTCCAATGAATACCTGGAAAATGACGGCTGTTATGATCTCGGTGAGGAAAAAAATCTGGAAGAAGTGTATCAGAATTACAATTATTACGAGGCCCAGTATAATATCAATCAGCAGGTAATTATATTCAAAGCCTACAAACAGGGAGAACTGGAATGGAAAATGACCTGTGATTATCGTGCGGGACGTCTCTCAAAAACAATAACAGAATTTCCCGGGCAACCTGTCTCAATAAAAAACTATTAGCTTCTGAGATCTAGGCCTATGAAACACCGAATGAAATTTACGTTGATTTACGGCATGGCTGGTGCCGGTATGCTTTTCACCGCCTGTGTTACAGCAACTGGTCCGCTCAACAAACCAGGTCGAATCAGTGACGCACCGGAAAAATATATGCGGATGATAAATCCTGAAATTCTGACAGCGGAAAAATTATCCTATTATCAGAACCAGTTTCTGACAAAATGCGCCCGATGTCATGGAGAAAAAGGCGATGGCGTTGGTCAGGATTCAGGACTGATGGGTGTTCCAATGCCAAACTTCAGTGATCCTGAATTCATGAAGCAAATCATGGATGGAGAAATCTATTATCAAATTGAAAATGGCGGAGAGGACAAATCCGCAATGCCCGCCTTCGGCCTGGATTCCGCACAGGGCTGGAGTGAAGAAAAAATCTGGAATATGGTGGCCTATGTCCGGAGTCTGGCCGCCAGCCCCTGACTATCTGCTGAAATCCTCGGCTTACAACGGAAAAAATGTTTTGTTGTAGGCGTTGTATTTGCCAATCGGCATGTTGAACGGAATTCGCTGTTTTTCCTGCAATGTCCGCGCGTCATAAATCACCACAGCCCCCGCAGGGTCCCAGATACTCACAAAGGCTTCCTTCCCGTCAGCAGTGAACTCAATATGCATCGCTTTTTTTCCGGATTGGGGCTGTAGCTCGACCGTGTGCAGTTCAAAATTATCCTTGCGGATCAATTGAATGGTGTCGGTGTTTGAATCCAGCCACAACCAGGGATTGTTGGCGTGGGTTCGGATGAAGAATCCTGATCCTTTGACGCCGACCTGTTTGACGACTTCAAACGGTTCCAGCGTGATGAGCGAGATTTTGGCAAGGCCAATGTGATTGAGTGCCGCATGGATTTTGTGATCTTTCATGAAAAAGGCCGCGGAAAATAAATGCGGCAACCCTTCTGTCTTAATCTCTCCCAGAATTTTCCGTTGTTCCAGATCATAAAGATTCACCCGGTTCCCCTCTCTCAAACTGGCCAGAATCCATGGTTTTTCCGGAATCAGTGAAAGATCCTGAAACGGCTCGGGCAACGGAATGGATTCTGTCTGGATTTCAGTTTGGTTGTATGTGATCAGCAACAGGCTGGGCAGATCTGTGAAAGCGACCAGAAATGCCGGACGATGATGGAGGTGATAAATTGCCGCCGGTTTGCCTTCCAGTGGCAGTGTTTTTACCAGCTTCAGGTTCCTATCCAGAAACACAAGATTTTGCGGCAGAAGATTGGCCGCGACAACCCATTGGTTATCGGGAGAAATCGCGATATTCCGGGTATTCTGCGCGACCTGTACCATACTGCGCATCTGCCAGTTTTTCAGATCATACCCGGCAATAATCCCATCCCGGGTCACTGCATAGATGCTTTCATAATGATCATCAAATTTGGGACCGCCATGAATGTTGCCCACAAAAAACTGATCAAGACGATTCATGGTCTTGCCATCATAAATGTGGATACTGCCACTGCCACGTTCCACAATCAGCAGGATTTCTTCCCGGGAGGTCAACGAAACCTTCAATGGTTCCCTGGCTGGATAGGTCTGATGACTTTCCCGGATTTCCCTGTCGCCCCATTCGGTGACCTGCACCGGAGTTTGAAGCCACGTTGCCAGTGATTGAATCTCAGCCGGTTTGAGTTTTTGTTGAAATTCAGGCATCTGAGTCGATGGAAGACCTGCTGTCATGATCCTGATTAAATCCTGAGAATTGTGGCGACTTATCGCATTTGGTACCAACGGAGGCGCATAACCACCATACCGCTGAGATCCATGACAGGTGGCACAATGCTGGTTGTAAAGGGTGACAGCCTCAGCTTTGGCCTGTTCAGTCAGCACGGTTTGAAACAAAAACAGGGCTGAAATCCATACAATTTTTGGGGCAAAAGAACGCATAAGTACCAAATTTATTAGAGAGCTAAAGTCGACATTCCGGAAGCAACCGAAACCATGTCCGCTTCTGAAAGCTGTTCAAACCATTGAAGTTCTTCACGCAACGCAACGACTTGCCCCACGACAATGAGACACGGTGACTGAACATGGGCACGTTCCACTTCATGAGAAATGAGGTCCAGCGTTGCCACCACAGTTCGTTGGCGATCCAGTGTGCCATTTTCGATCACCGCGATGGGTGTCTGAGGGGATAGTCCATGGCCGGTCAGGCGTTCTACAATCTGGGGCAGGGTGCTGAGCGCCATGTAAAATACCAGTGTCTGATTCGGTGAGGTGAATTGACTCCAGTTCAAATCAGGAAGTTGTTCTCCCTGCTGAATGTGGCCAGTGATGAGGGTCAGGCATTGACTGATTCCACGATGGGTTAGGGGAATTCCGGCATAAGCGGCAACGGCATTGGCGGCTGTGATTCCCGGAATAATTTCAAAGGGAATTCCAGCGTTTTTGCAAGCCAGGGCTTCCTCGCCGCCTCGTCCGAAAATAAACGGATCACCACCTTTCAACCTCACCACCTGTTTTCCTTCCTGAGCTTTTTCGATGAGAACCTGATTGATGGATTCCTGTGGAAGCGTGTGGCGTCCTGAGGTTTTTCCGACAAAAATCATTTCCTTGTCCGGGCTGACGAATTCCAGGATTTCTTCTCCGACCAGACGATCGTACACAATCACCTCGGCGGACCGTATCAGCCTCAACGCCTTGAGTGTGAGCAATTCGGGGTCTCCCGGTCCGGCGCCTACCAGAAATACTTTTCCTGATTTCATATCCATATTTCTCCAAAAACAGGGTTGGTTAAAGTCCGATTCTATGGGCACGAGGGACCATGAAAATTCCGCTGGGGCCATTGATTTCAAGCGTTTCCTGAATTTCATGGGTATAGGCGTCCAGCACCATCAATTTGTTTTCTGTTCTGACTGAAACATAGGCCATGTCACCTTTGGGCGTAAAATGGATGTGAGAAATGCCTCGTCCCAGTTTGATGGTTTCACGAATCTGGAATGTCGCAACATCAATGATCTGCAATGTGTCGTTTTTTGGACCGGCGAAGGTGAGCCACAATTCACGTTCATCAGGTCGCGGCACCGCAAACACAACGGTTCCATAGACGGCAATCGACTGGAGCTGAGACCAGGTTTTCAACTCATAAACCATGAGTCGTTCTTCACTGATCACAGGCGTG
This portion of the SAR324 cluster bacterium genome encodes:
- a CDS encoding c-type cytochrome encodes the protein MKLTKKFWVSLLGCVLVLLPVMISCSETKTTPQPATDKYKVPDAPAEYLSMTNPYTSQEDVTKGGELYQGKCSDCHGEIGEGDEDGDDVAFNDTEWMKTRTDGQLFYIARNGAGPDMEMEAYGPGSDADMSEKKIWQIVSYIRTLAK
- a CDS encoding c-type cytochrome gives rise to the protein MRSFAPKIVWISALFLFQTVLTEQAKAEAVTLYNQHCATCHGSQRYGGYAPPLVPNAISRHNSQDLIRIMTAGLPSTQMPEFQQKLKPAEIQSLATWLQTPVQVTEWGDREIRESHQTYPAREPLKVSLTSREEILLIVERGSGSIHIYDGKTMNRLDQFFVGNIHGGPKFDDHYESIYAVTRDGIIAGYDLKNWQMRSMVQVAQNTRNIAISPDNQWVVAANLLPQNLVFLDRNLKLVKTLPLEGKPAAIYHLHHRPAFLVAFTDLPSLLLITYNQTEIQTESIPLPEPFQDLSLIPEKPWILASLREGNRVNLYDLEQRKILGEIKTEGLPHLFSAAFFMKDHKIHAALNHIGLAKISLITLEPFEVVKQVGVKGSGFFIRTHANNPWLWLDSNTDTIQLIRKDNFELHTVELQPQSGKKAMHIEFTADGKEAFVSIWDPAGAVVIYDARTLQEKQRIPFNMPIGKYNAYNKTFFPL
- the cobA gene encoding uroporphyrinogen-III C-methyltransferase → MKSGKVFLVGAGPGDPELLTLKALRLIRSAEVIVYDRLVGEEILEFVSPDKEMIFVGKTSGRHTLPQESINQVLIEKAQEGKQVVRLKGGDPFIFGRGGEEALACKNAGIPFEIIPGITAANAVAAYAGIPLTHRGISQCLTLITGHIQQGEQLPDLNWSQFTSPNQTLVFYMALSTLPQIVERLTGHGLSPQTPIAVIENGTLDRQRTVVATLDLISHEVERAHVQSPCLIVVGQVVALREELQWFEQLSEADMVSVASGMSTLAL
- a CDS encoding cytochrome c, translating into MKFTLIYGMAGAGMLFTACVTATGPLNKPGRISDAPEKYMRMINPEILTAEKLSYYQNQFLTKCARCHGEKGDGVGQDSGLMGVPMPNFSDPEFMKQIMDGEIYYQIENGGEDKSAMPAFGLDSAQGWSEEKIWNMVAYVRSLAASP